DNA from Lentibacillus amyloliquefaciens:
GCGGAACGAGCCATTTCTCATCGGTGGAATAGCGGGCAAAGCCGAATCCGATATGATCGTAAATACCGCCTTTCGCCATCGTTTGCAGCGTGCTTTCCGCCATTTTCAGTGCTGCGGTTTTGCCTGTGAAATGATAGTACCTGAGCAAATACAGCAAGTTTTGTGGTGTCGGGAATTTTGGAGCAGAACCGAAACCGCCGTTTGTGAAATCGAACCGTTTGCCCAGCTGTTCAAACGCTTTGTCGGTCATGTCTTTAGTCAGGCGATTTTCGCTTTTGGCTGTCACGGTTTTCTTGAGTGCGTCCGTCACGCTTTTGGTCACTTTCGAGATTTGATCTGGATCTTCCCGATATTTTTCATGCAGCTGAGTGATGACATCCATAAAACCTGGCATGCCATATTTGCTATCACGGGGGAAATACGTGCCCGCATAAAAGGGTACTTTCTCCGGAGTCATAAAAATGGATAGGGGCCAGCCGCCTTGTCCGGTCATCATCTGGCATACTTTCATGTAGACCGAGTCAATATCAGGCCGCTCTTCCCGGTCGACTTTAATCGCAACATAATGTTCATTCAACCAGCCTGCAACTTCCTCATCCTCGAATGACTCATGTGCCAGGACATGACACCAATGGCAAGTGCTGTAACCGATGGAAAGGAAGATTGGCTTGTCTTCTTTTTTGGCTTTTTTAAATGCTTCATCACTCCACGCATACCAATTAACAGGGTTGTAAGCATGCTGCTGGAGGTATGGTGATTGTTCATGGATTAGTTTATTGGGGATTTATTTTCAGACACCATAGGATATTTCCTCCATTCTTAAGATATATCTTTTATTATGTTGTCCAATTTAAAATATATGAGACAGGAGATAAATGTACGTCTTGTTTTTTCAATCAGCCTTGGTTTATCCCGCATGTAACTGGCTAAGACCTCCATTGATTGAAGATTCACTTTATGTTTTCTATAATTCAGCCATACTAACACAATTTAAAATTTGCAGCTAATGAAAAAGATGGGTGGTGGTGGCTAAGAAAAAATATGGGATTTATAGTTTATTTTGAACGATTATCTAACTTCAAGCAAACCAATTGACTTGTGTGCCCGCAAATACAAACAATATTGTCCGCAATCATAGAACCATTAACCAGGTCGCCTTCCTGAAAAATTGAAACAGTTGGTGAGTAACATTAAAATAATGATAGAAAGCTTTAGATTTGTGAGGGATGTACAATGGGAAAAGTCCTGCTGTTATATGCCAGCATGACCGGCAATACAGAAGCGATGGCAAATATTATGAAGGAAACGGTGGAAAAACGGGGACATAGCGTTGTGACCAAAACATTTGAAATGGATCCAATCGATGTGGAAAAACTCACCAGCTTTGATGGCATTCTTGTCGGGACCTATTCCTGGGATGACGGCACATTGCCATTTGAAGTGGAAGATTTCTACGAAGAGCTGGACGAAACAGACATTACCGGTATGCCTGCTGGTGTGTTTGGGTCAGGGGAGTCCTTTTATCCGACATTTGGCGGTGCGGCAAATTTAATGGGTGACCGCTTGGAGGAAAAGCAGGCAAACCTTGTTCCTGAGCGGCTGATTGTAGAACTTGAACCGGATAATGAAGATATCCTCAGATGTCAGAAATTTGCTGAAGTTTTTTGCAAAATGATAGAAGCTAAATCAATAAAGTAAAACAGAAGGCTTGCTGCCACTATAGACAGCAAGCCTTCTGTTTTACTTTATCCCGCATGTAATAGACAGTAAACCGCCGAAGAACAGCGGTTTACTGTCCCTAAATGTCCGATTCTGTTCAACTAACAATCAGTGGGAAAAACACCACTGATTGCAGTTTCACTTTATTAAGAGGGGGTAATAAAAAGCATTACATTTATTAATTTACCCTTATGCAAAAATTTTAAAACATAAATTTTGAGATTGCGACGTTAAAAGGGTTAAGGCGTTCTAGCATTCTCAAATAAAAAGGGGGTGTCCCGATCAGGAAAGGGACACCTGGCAGTTGCGCTAAAAGGGGGAATCTTATAGCGTATATTCATCATAATTCGATAAAGTTCGTGCGTCCATGCAACAAAGGGTTTAAAAAAGTTGGGAAAGTTGGAATGAACATGACAATAGTAACAGGTATTAAGATTTAGAAAGTGTGTTAGTTGCTACCGGAATTGGAAATTACTATACTGGTAGTATTATGCCAGATAAAGAGGTTTTGTTTTATGGAGGGTTTCATACGGCGGAATAAATGGTCTGCTGGGCTTTTAATTTTGCTGATCACACTCATTTGGGGCTATGCATGGGTTTTCATGAAAGCCTCATTAAATTTTATGGGGCCGTTCACGTTTTCGGCTTTCCGTTTTGGAACAGGAACCGCAACATTATTGATTGCTGTATGGTTATTGAAGTCAGGCAAGCCGCCGCGAAGCATGTGGAAACATCTGATCGTCGTCGGTGTGCTGCAGACAACAATTGTTTTTACATTTGTCATGTATGGGATGCAGTTTGTCGATGCAGGCAAATCATCTGTTCTTCTTTATTCAATGCCATTGTGGAGCAGTATTTTTGCTGTAAAAATCCTGGGTGAAAAAATAACGCCGGGCAAAGTGCTCGGTCTTGCGGTCGGTATGGCTGGCTTGATCACAATTTTGGGCTGGGACATCTTTTTTGTACAGGACCCGGCGATTATTTTTGGTGAAATGCTAATTATTGTGGCAGCAGTCTCATGGGCCGGAGCGAATGTATACTATCGGATGAAACTGGAAGGGATGACCCAATTACAGGTGTCAGCCTATCAGATGCTGTTTGGAACACTCGGCATATTTATCGCAACGCTGTTTGCTGAATGGGGCGGACCTGTTAAGTTGAATGGTGAAAGTATATTTTACATATTATTCACCGGAGTCCTGGCCTCAGCCTTATGTTTCACAGTCTGGTTCGTACTCCTGAGCGTTATTGATATGATCACGGCTACATTGTCAACACTGCTTGTTCCGGTATTTGGGCTGTTCTTCGGCTGGCTGATTCTTGATGAGGAATTGACCGCCAGTATTTTGATAGGCTCGGTCATGATTATTGCCGGCATTGGGGTTGCACAAGTCATTGGAAAAGAAAAAGCGGAGCCGAAAAGTGATGCTGAATCCGGTTGACGCTTTTTTCAGGAATACTTAAGGTTACGGTTCCCGACATAAAAAAACACCGGTGCCAATTGCGGCACCGGTGTTTTTTAATTCAAAAGAATAATAGGCCAATCGAAATGGGAATAAAACTGTAAAATAGAATCAAAACACAAAAGCCCATAATATCACGGACTTTCAAGCCGGCAATTGCCAGCAGCGGCAATGCCCAGAACGGCTGAATCATATTTGTCCACGCATCACCCCAAGCAACCCCCATTGCTGTTTTAGCGGTATCTGCACCGATCTCAAGCGCTGCAGGGATCATGATTGGACCTTGGACCGCCCATTGTCCGCCGCCGGATGGAACAAAGAAGTTAACGATACCGGCACTAATGAACGAGAATAACGGCAGAGTCATTTCATTTGAAATACTTACAAACCACATTGACATTTCCTGTGATAAACCTGATTCAACCATCATTCCCATAATACCTGCATAGAACGGGAACTGAATGATGATGCCGCCAGCGTTCTTAACAGCTTTGGAGACACTGTTCAAAAAGCGCTGAGGTGTTCTATGAAAAAGGATCCCCATGAACAGGAAAGTAAAGTTTACAATGTTGAGATTCAAGTCGAAGCCATTCTGGACGAAATGATAAATGATGAACGCCAAACCCATCAGACCGATCACCAGTGAAATGATCCGGCTGTTTTCCAGCTTTTCAGCGGGTGTCTCCGGTTCGTGCGATGACGGTTCTTCTTCGTCATCTTCATATTCTTTCGTGTCCCAGGTTGAGGCATTGGTGTTTGTAAAAGGACCCCGGGCTCTCATCAAATACCAGTTTAAAAATGGCAATGTTAAAAGCAGAAACAGAACGATAAATAGATTAAAGCTGCTGAAAAGTGTTTCCGTTACGGGCACTGACCCAATCGAATTCATTAAAAAATGATCTTCCGTTGCAATTAACAACGGTATAGATCCGGAAAGACCCCCATGCCACAGGAGAAAACCACTGTACGCACTTGCCATCAGTAAACGGTAATCAACTGAGGCAACACGGCGAGCAACGTGAATGGCAAGCAGTGCACCGACGACTAATCCAAAACCATAGTTGATAAGGCAAGCAATCGAAGCGACAAATGTAACCAGCAAAATTGCCTGTCCCGGCGTGTTGGCAAGTGTACTGATCTTTTTTAAAATATTCCTGACCAAAGGCGTACTGGCCAGAATGTACCCGGTAACGACAATCAGTGACATCTGCATGGCAAATGTAAGTAAGTCCCAGAAGCCGGTGCCCCAGTAATCAATCATTTCAACC
Protein-coding regions in this window:
- a CDS encoding short-chain fatty acid transporter, with the protein product MKAITSFFDRIVQRYLPDAFLFAIILTIIVFLLGMGIMGSSPVEMIDYWGTGFWDLLTFAMQMSLIVVTGYILASTPLVRNILKKISTLANTPGQAILLVTFVASIACLINYGFGLVVGALLAIHVARRVASVDYRLLMASAYSGFLLWHGGLSGSIPLLIATEDHFLMNSIGSVPVTETLFSSFNLFIVLFLLLTLPFLNWYLMRARGPFTNTNASTWDTKEYEDDEEEPSSHEPETPAEKLENSRIISLVIGLMGLAFIIYHFVQNGFDLNLNIVNFTFLFMGILFHRTPQRFLNSVSKAVKNAGGIIIQFPFYAGIMGMMVESGLSQEMSMWFVSISNEMTLPLFSFISAGIVNFFVPSGGGQWAVQGPIMIPAALEIGADTAKTAMGVAWGDAWTNMIQPFWALPLLAIAGLKVRDIMGFCVLILFYSFIPISIGLLFF
- a CDS encoding DMT family transporter, with the translated sequence MEGFIRRNKWSAGLLILLITLIWGYAWVFMKASLNFMGPFTFSAFRFGTGTATLLIAVWLLKSGKPPRSMWKHLIVVGVLQTTIVFTFVMYGMQFVDAGKSSVLLYSMPLWSSIFAVKILGEKITPGKVLGLAVGMAGLITILGWDIFFVQDPAIIFGEMLIIVAAVSWAGANVYYRMKLEGMTQLQVSAYQMLFGTLGIFIATLFAEWGGPVKLNGESIFYILFTGVLASALCFTVWFVLLSVIDMITATLSTLLVPVFGLFFGWLILDEELTASILIGSVMIIAGIGVAQVIGKEKAEPKSDAESG
- a CDS encoding flavodoxin domain-containing protein, which gives rise to MGKVLLLYASMTGNTEAMANIMKETVEKRGHSVVTKTFEMDPIDVEKLTSFDGILVGTYSWDDGTLPFEVEDFYEELDETDITGMPAGVFGSGESFYPTFGGAANLMGDRLEEKQANLVPERLIVELEPDNEDILRCQKFAEVFCKMIEAKSIK